A genome region from Panicum virgatum strain AP13 chromosome 4K, P.virgatum_v5, whole genome shotgun sequence includes the following:
- the LOC120702915 gene encoding pollen receptor-like kinase 3 — MAPSPHRLLSLVVVTIAAALPAAVVAENNSMPVADALVKLKKSFTNSSSLSSWLITDKDGDNHPCAPGSHEWHGVVCSGGGKLTGLRLNGLELGGTIDVDALASFPRLRSVSFAGNNFSGPLPAFHQLKALKSMYLSDNHFSGPLPDGFFANLSHLKKLWLDGNQLSGSIPASVAQATSLLELRLDRNDFTGELPPAPPPALKSFNVSENDLEGVVPEPLRRFDAGMFAGNEYLCFVPTSAKPCKREQAVAAGSSHRRVVMVLATLLVVAFVALCACSGGGQPSSGRDMEGVEEKPPAYMVKQASSTQQPQKRSASWLGRRAGSSLGFGHRRSASAAKVEDLSSRSAGDLVMVNTSKGTFGLADLMKAAAEVIGSGGLGSAYKAVMANGVAVVVKRSRDMNRATKDAFQAEMTRLGAVRHANLLPPLAYHYRSDEKLLVYEYIPKGSLLYVLHGDRGMDYAALDWPTRLRVAAGVARGMAYLHAELAGHEAPHGNLKSANVLLAPDFEPLLVGFGYSGLINHAQSPHAAFARRAPECVAGHPVSAKADVYCFGIVLLELLTGKFPAQYLQNAKGGTDLVVWATSAMAEGFESDLFDPAIMAAWKFALPDMKRLMKVAVDCVEADPEKRPDMKAVAARVEEVVATALATVRESSGDDAASRSSRAAYVREGSIQRITKVGERSSRRGSSDYAYGIS, encoded by the coding sequence ATGGCCCCGTCTCCTCACCGCCTCCTCTCCCTCGTCGTCGTCACCATTGCCGCGGCGCTCCCGGCGGCCGTCGTCGCGGAGAACAACAGCATGCCCGTCGCCGACGCGCTGGTGAAGCTCAAGAAGTCCTTCACCAACTCTTCGTCGCTCTCCTCGTGGCTCATCACCGACAAGGACGGCGACAACCACCCCTGCGCGCCCGGCTCCCACGAGTGGCACGGCGTGgtgtgctccggcggcggcaagctcACGGGCCTCCGCCTCaacggcctcgagctcggcggcaCCATCGACGTCGACGCGCTCGCCAGCTTCCCGCGCCTCAGGTCCGTCTCCTTCGCCGGCAACAACTTCTCCGGCCCGCTCCCCGCCTTCCACCAGCTCAAGGCGCTCAAGTCCATGTACCTCTCCGACAACCACTTCTCCGGCCCGCTCCCCGACGGCTTCTTCGCCAACCTCAGCCACCTCAAGAAGCTCTGGCTCGACGGCAACCAGCTCAGCGGCTCCATCCCGGCGTCCGTCGCGCAGGCCACgtccctcctcgagctccgcctcgACCGCAACGACTTCACGGGGGagctcccgccggcgccgccgccggcgctcaagTCGTTCAACGTGTCGGAGAACGACCTCGAGGGCGTCGTGCCGGAGCCGCTCCGGAGGTTCGACGCCGGCATGTTCGCCGGCAACGAGTACCTCTGCTTCGTGCCGACCAGCGCCAAGCCGTGCAAGCGCGAGCAGGCCGTGGCGGCCGGCTCGTCGCACAGGCGGGTCGTCATGGTGCTCGCCACGCTGCTCGTCGTGGCCTTCGTCGCCCTGTGcgcgtgcagcggcggcggccagcccaGCAGCGGCCGCGACATGGAGGGCGTCGAGGAGAAGCCGCCGGCGTACATGGTCAAGCAGGCGTCGAGCACCCAGCAGCCGCAGAAGCGGAGCGCGTCGTGGCTAGGGAGGAGGGCCGGCTCGTCGCTGGGATTCGGCCACCGGCGGTCGGCGTCCGCCGCCAAGGTGGAAGATCTGAGCAGCCGGTCCGCCGGGGATCTGGTCATGGTGAACACCAGCAAGGGCACCTTCGGGCTCGCCGACCTgatgaaggcggcggcggaggtgatcGGGAGCGGTGGCCTCGGGTCGGCGTACAAGGCGGTGATGGCCAACGGCGTGGCCGTCGTGGTCAAGCGCTCCCGCGACATGAACCGCGCGACCAAGGACGCGTTCCAGGCCGAGATGACGCGGCTCGGCGCGGTGCGCCACGCCaacctgctgccgccgctggcCTACCACTACCGCAGCGACGAGAAGCTCCTCGTCTACGAGTACATCCCCAAGGGCAGCCTGCTCTACGTCCTCCACGGCGACCGGGGCATGGACTACGCGGCGCTCGACTGGCCGACGCGGCTCAGggtggccgccggcgtcgcgcgCGGCATGGCGTACCTCCACGCGGAGCTCGCTGGCCACGAGGCGCCCCACGGCAACCTCAAGTCGGCCAACGTCCTCCTCGCCCCGGACTTCGAGCCGCTCCTCGTCGGCTTCGGCTACTCGGGCCTCATCAACCACGCGCAGTCCCCGCACGCGGCGTTCGCGCGGCGCGCCCCCGAGTGCGTCGCCGGCCACCCGGTGAGCGCCAAGGCCGACGTCTACTGCTTCGGCATcgtcctcctcgagctcctcaCCGGCAAGTTCCCGGCGCAGTACCTCCAGAACGCCAAGGGCGGCACGGACCTCGTCGTGTGGGCGACGTCGGCCATGGCCGAGGGCTTCGAGAGCGACCTGTTCGACCCAGCCATCATGGCCGCGTGGAAGTTCGCCCTGCCGGACATGAAGCGGCTCATGAAGGTGGCGGTGGACTGCGTTGAGGCGGACCCGGAGAAGCGGCCGGACATGAAAGCGGTCGCGGCaagggtggaggaggtggtggcgacGGCGCTTGCCACGGTGAGGGAGAGCAGCGGCGATGACGCGGCCAGCAGAAGCTCGCGCGCCGCGTACGTGCGCGAGGGGTCGATACAGCGGATCACGAAAGTCGGCGAGCGGTCGTCGCGGCGAGGCAGCAGCGACTACGCGTATGGCATCTCGTGA
- the LOC120701835 gene encoding pentatricopeptide repeat-containing protein At4g33170-like: MGSQTVARGALTVSRTHPPPPTRASPSGRGRDHSLSAAAARVLRLEAPAAASSTYLWNRLLGLLCSGRGGAGPPALARMVFDAMPERDAVSHNTLIACLSRAVPGHAAERARAYSRMLHEDGVRPTGTTLSALLTVSGGDPASACRGFSRQVHAHAVRLGLCSNAFVGSALVQAYQRCGDADAMLGVFEEIDEPDVVCWNVMIDACARSGSAWRAVEVLSRMCRGGGVADGFTLASILKACTRGLDLRLGLQLHAWAWKIGSESDTATCNALITMYLKCGGGVHSAVNVFDGISEPNIISWTAMIAGLAQNGLAMEAAGFYKHMVRVGEKENDFCFTSVLSAFSTLASLGHGKMVHCRAVKAGYCFDTILGNALLDMYFKCGSSADAQFVFDTMRAHDVVSWTAMVVGYGRHSEARKAVECFRAMVGGGFRPDSITFLAVLSACSRGGIVDEGLSIFRSMAEDHGIKPEREHCACLVYLLGHAGRLNEAETLIRKMGLQLDTFAWESLLGACGIHGEVELGKRSAGKVMELEPWKDGPYFSLSNMYAEQSQWHEKEMLRGRLDYSNVKKDAALSWFPV, from the coding sequence ATGGGCAGCCAGACGGTTGCTCGAGGCGCCCTCACCGTCTCCCGaacccacccgccgccgccgacgcgcgccTCCCccagcggccgcggccgcgaccaCTCCCtctcggcggccgccgcgcgcgtcctGCGGCTCGAAGCCCCCGCGGCCGCCTCGTCCACCTACCTATGGAACAGGCTGCTCggcctcctctgctccggccgcggcggggccgggCCGCCCGCCCTCGCCCGCATGGTGTTCGACGCGATGCCCGAGCGGGACGCCGTCTCGCACAACACCCTGATCGCGTGCCTCTCGCGGGCCGTCCCCGGGCAcgcggcggagcgcgcgcgcgcctACTCGCGGATGCTCCACGAGGACGGGGTCAGGCCCACCGGGACCACCCTCTCCGCCCTCCTTACCGTGAGCGGCGGTGACCCGGCGTCGGCGTGCCGCGGGTTTTCCCGGCAGGTGCACGCCCACGCGGTGCGGCTCGGACTCTGCTCGAACGCGTTCGTGGGGAGCGCCCTGGTGCAGGCGTACCAGCGGTGCGGGGACGCTGACGCCATGCTCGGCGTGTTCGAGGAGATCGACGAGCCGGACGTCGTGTGCTGGAACGTCATGATCGACGCGTGCGCGCGGAGCGGGAGTGCGTGGCGTGCTGTGGAGGTGCTGTCCAGGATGTGTAGGGGTGGAGGCGTCGCTGATGGGTTCACGCTGGCGAGCATCCTGAAGGCGTGCACCCGCGGCCTGGATCTGAGGCTTGGCCTGCAGCTACACGCATGGGCGTGGAAGATTGGCTCGGAGTCAGATACGGCAACGTGCAATGCTCTCATCACGATGTACCTGAAATGCGGTGGCGGGGTGCATTCAGCTGTCAATGTCTTCGACGGGATCTCTGAGCCAAACATAATTTCTTGGACGGCCATGATTGCTGGGTTGGCGCAGAATGGCCTTGCCATGGAAGCAGCCGGCTTTTACAAACACATGGTGAGGGTTGGGGAGAAGGAGAATGACTTCTGCTTCACTAGCGTGCTCTCAGCATTCAGCACCCTTGCGAGTCTGGGGCATGGCAAGATGGTGCATTGTCGCGCTGTGAAGGCTGGCTATTGTTTTGATACGATCCTTGGGAACGCCCTTCTTGACATGTACTTCAAGTGTGGCAGCTCTGCAGATGCTCAATTTGTCTTTGACACAATGCGAGCACACGATGTGGTGTCATGGACAGCTATGGTGGTCGGGTATGGGCGGCATAGTGAGGCCAGAAAAGCTGTTGAATGCTTTAGAGCAATGGTTGGTGGTGGATTTAGGCCAGACAGCATTACATTTCTTGCTGTCCTTTCTGCCTGTAGCCGAGGAGGTATTGTGGATGAAGGACTTAGCATTTTTCGCTCCATGGCTGAGGATCATGGCATTAAGCCAGAAAGAGAGCATTGTGCATGTTTGGTGTATCTGCTAGGCCATGCCGGTAGGCTAAATGAAGCAGAAACACTGATTAGGAAGATGGGTTTGCAACTTGATACATTTGCGTGGGAGTCACTTCTGGGTGCCTGTGGAATACATGGAGAAGTTGAGCTCGGGAAGAGGTCAGCAGGGAAGGTCATGGAACTGGAGCCTTGGAAGGATGGACCTTATTTTTCACTGTCGAACATGTATGCTGAACAATCCCAATGGCATGAAAAGGAGATGTTGAGAGGGAGGCTTGACTACAGCAATGTCAAGAAAGATGCTGCTCTCAGCTGGTTTCCAGTTTGA